The Saccharopolyspora gloriosae genome window below encodes:
- the rplK gene encoding 50S ribosomal protein L11 has protein sequence MPPKKKKLAAIIKLQISAGQANPAPPVGPALGQHGVNIMEFCKAYNAATESQRGDVVPVEISVFEDRSFTFALKTPPAAKLLLKAAGVQKGSGEPHKSKVGKVTADQVREIAQTKMVDLNAKDLDQASKIIAGTARSMGLTVEG, from the coding sequence ATGCCGCCCAAGAAGAAGAAGCTCGCAGCGATCATCAAGCTGCAGATCTCGGCAGGCCAGGCCAACCCGGCTCCGCCCGTCGGCCCGGCGCTGGGTCAGCACGGCGTGAACATCATGGAGTTCTGCAAGGCCTACAACGCCGCCACGGAGAGCCAGCGCGGCGACGTGGTCCCGGTCGAGATCTCCGTGTTCGAGGACCGCTCGTTCACTTTCGCCCTCAAGACCCCGCCGGCGGCGAAGCTGCTGCTCAAGGCCGCGGGTGTGCAGAAGGGCAGCGGTGAGCCGCACAAGTCCAAGGTCGGCAAGGTGACCGCGGACCAGGTTCGCGAGATCGCGCAGACCAAGATGGTCGACCTCAACGCCAAGGACCTGGACCAGGCTTCGAAGATCATCGCCGGCACCGCCCGGTCGATGGGCCTGACCGTCGAAGGCTGA
- the rplA gene encoding 50S ribosomal protein L1, with protein MTKRSKAYQQAAELVDRARLYAPLEAVELAKKTAKVKMDPTVEVALRLGVDPRKADQMVRGTVNLPHGTGKTVRVIVFATGDKAAEAEAAGADAVGSEDLIERIQGGWLDFDAAIATPDQMAKVGKIARVLGPRGLMPNPKTGTVTPNVTKAVDEIKGGKISFRVDKQANLHLIIGKASFDTEKLVENYAAALDEILRSKPSTSKGRYVKKITFTTTMGPGIPVDPALTRNLTEAPA; from the coding sequence ATGACTAAGCGCAGCAAGGCATACCAGCAGGCCGCCGAGCTGGTCGACCGCGCGCGGCTGTACGCGCCGCTGGAGGCCGTCGAGCTGGCCAAGAAGACCGCCAAGGTCAAGATGGACCCCACCGTCGAGGTGGCGTTGCGACTGGGCGTCGACCCGCGCAAGGCCGATCAGATGGTCCGCGGCACCGTGAACCTGCCGCACGGCACTGGCAAGACCGTCCGGGTCATCGTGTTCGCCACCGGGGACAAGGCCGCTGAGGCCGAAGCCGCCGGCGCGGACGCGGTCGGCTCCGAAGATCTGATCGAGCGCATCCAGGGCGGCTGGCTCGACTTCGACGCGGCGATCGCCACCCCGGACCAGATGGCGAAGGTCGGCAAGATCGCGCGCGTGCTCGGCCCGCGCGGGCTCATGCCGAACCCGAAGACCGGCACCGTCACCCCGAACGTCACGAAGGCCGTTGACGAGATCAAGGGCGGCAAGATCAGCTTCCGGGTGGACAAGCAGGCGAACCTGCACCTCATCATCGGCAAGGCCTCGTTCGACACCGAGAAGCTGGTGGAGAACTACGCGGCCGCGCTGGACGAGATCCTGCGTTCCAAGCCGTCCACCTCCAAGGGCCGCTACGTCAAGAAGATCACCTTCACGACGACCATGGGCCCCGGCATCCCGGTGGACCCGGCGCTGACCCGGAACCTCACCGAGGCTCCTGCTTGA